Proteins from a single region of Ziziphus jujuba cultivar Dongzao chromosome 1, ASM3175591v1:
- the LOC107417995 gene encoding putative germin-like protein 2-1: MASSPIIIFGLLALSFSLAFATDPSPLQDFCVSDAKSQVLVNGVTCKDPKLVQAEDFFFSGLHLPGNTSNPVGSKVTPVTVAQLPGLNTLGVAVARVDYVPWGVNPPHLHPRASEVLTVLEGTLEAGFVTSNPENRHITKVLKKGDAFVFPKGLIHYQRNIGSTHAVAIAALSSQNPGVITIANAVFGSNPDIRSDVLVKAFHLDNNVVKYLQSKF; this comes from the exons ATGGCCTCCTCCCCTATTATCATCTTCGGCCTTCTGGCTCTATCATTCTCTCTTGCCTTTGCAACCGATCCAAGTCCTCTCCAAGATTTCTGCGTGTCCGATGCAAAAAGTCAAG TGCTAGTAAATGGTGTGACCTGCAAGGACCCCAAGCTGGTTCAAGCAGAGGATTTCTTCTTCAGTGGACTTCACTTACCAGGAAACACATCAAACCCAGTTGGATCGAAGGTGACGCCGGTCACAGTAGCACAGCTTCCAGGACTCAACACTCTTGGAGTTGCCGTCGCACGCGTCGACTACGTTCCATGGGGAGTCAATCCACCCCACCTCCATCCCCGTGCATCGGAAGTATTGACAGTCTTAGAAGGAACACTCGAAGCCGGCTTCGTCACCTCCAACCCTGAAAACCGTCATATAACAAAGGTGTTGAAGAAGGGAGATGCTTTCGTATTCCCCAAGGGTCTCATCCATTACCAGAGGAATATCGGTTCCACACATGCCGTTGCCATTGCAGCTCTCAGCAGCCAGAACCCTGGAGTCATCACCATTGCTAACGCAGTGTTTGGGTCTAATCCTGATATCCGAAGTGATGTTCTTGTCAAGGCTTTCCATTTGGATAACAACGTTGTCAAGTACCTGCAGTCCAAGTTTTAG
- the LOC107418006 gene encoding tubulin beta chain, with translation MREILHIQGGQCGNQIGAKFWEVICDEHGIDHTGRYNGDSELQLERINVYYNEASGGRYVPRAVLMDLEPGTMDSVRSGPYGQIFRPDNFVFGQSGAGNNWAKGHYTEGAELIDSVLDVVRKEAENCDCLQGFQVCHSLGGGTGSGMGTLLISKIREEYPDRMMLTFSVFPSPKVSDTVVEPYNATLSVHQLVENADECMVLDNEALYDICFRTLKLATPTFGDLNHLISATMSGVTCCLRFPGQLNSDLRKLAVNLIPFPRLHFFMVGFAPLTSRGSQQYRALTVPELTQQMWDAKNMMCAADPRHGRYLTASAMFRGKMSTKEVDEQMINVQNKNSSYFVEWIPNNVKSSVCDIPPKGLKMASTFIGNSTSIQEMFRRVSEQFTAMFRRKAFLHWYTGEGMDEMEFTEAESNMNDLVAEYQQYQDATADDEEYEEEEVEIVG, from the exons ATGAGGGAAATTCTACACATCCAGGGCGGTCAATGTGGGAACCAGATCGGCGCGAAGTTCTGGGAGGTGATCTGCGACGAGCATGGCATTGACCACACCGGAAGGTACAACGGCGATTCGGAGCTCCAGCTCGAGCGTATCAACGTTTACTACAACGAGGCCAGTGGCGGCAGGTACGTCCCACGCGCCGTTCTTATGGATCTGGAGCCTGGTACCATGGACTCGGTTAGATCAGGCCCATATGGACAGATCTTCAGGCCGGATAACTTCGTGTTTGGGCAGTCCGGTGCTGGGAATAACTGGGCGAAGGGACATTACACCGAAGGTGCTGAGCTAATTGATTCTGTGCTCGATGTTGTTCGCAAAGAGGCCGAGAATTGCGATTGCTTGCAGG GATTCCAAGTTTGCCATTCATTGGGTGGCGGCACTGGCTCTGGCATGGGAACTCTTCTTATCTCCAAAATCAGGGAGGAGTACCCAGATCGGATGATGTTGACATTTTCTGTCTTCCCATCTCCCAAGGTGTCTGACACAGTTGTTGAGCCATATAATGCCACTCTCTCGGTGCATCAGCTTGTTGAAAATGCTGATGAGTGTATGGTTCTGGATAATGAGGCTCTGTATGACATCTGCTTCCGAACTCTAAAGCTTGCCACTCCTACTT TTGGTGATCTCAACCATCTGATTTCTGCTACGATGAGTGGTGTCACATGTTGTCTCCGGTTCCCTGGACAGCTAAATTCTGACCTTCGGAAGCTTGCAGTTAACCTTATTCCTTTCCCTCGTTTGCATTTCTTCATGGTTGGGTTTGCACCCTTAACATCAAGAGGATCCCAGCAATACCGTGCCTTAACTGTGCCCGAATTAACCCAGCAAATGTGGGATGCCAAAAACATGATGTGTGCTGCTGATCCACGCCATGGTCGGTACCTTACTGCATCTGCCATGTTCCGTGGGAAGATGAGCACAAAAGAAGTTGATGAACAGATGATTAATGTCCAGAACAAGAACTCCTCCTACTTTGTTGAATGGATACCCAATAATGTGAAGTCTAGTGTGTGTGATATCCCACCCAAGGGTTTGAAGATGGCATCCACTTTCATTGGAAATTCAACTTCGATTCAGGAGATGTTCCGCAGGGTCAGTGAGCAGTTCACAGCAATGTTTAGGCGCAAGGCTTTCTTGCATTGGTATACCGGTGAGGGAATGGATGAGATGGAGTTTACTGAGGCAGAGAGCAACATGAATGATCTGGTGGCAGAGTACCAGCAATACCAGGATGCGACTGCTGATGACGAAGAGTACGAGGAGGAAGAAGTGGAGATTGTTGGTTGA